In Struthio camelus isolate bStrCam1 chromosome 3, bStrCam1.hap1, whole genome shotgun sequence, the DNA window tggaaagcagaagcagcaggaggccTACAAATTTGATTCTATTTAGTTTAACACGTGACTATTCCCGATGAACGCGCAGGGGCAATTCTAGCCAAAGCGCGTATACCAAGATGACTTCTAGTGggttaaaaaccccaaacccccagcAGAAAATGTACACCAGGTTTCTCGGTAGGCCCTCTGATGCCATGTTCTCTCTAATGTCTGCTGCCTTTCTTGGAAGGGAGTCCTCCAAAGGTGTTTCAGCCAGCCAGTTTCACAAGTCAGAGTCAGGACCATTTCAGCCCACCTTGCAGAATCAACAGTTCCTGATAGAGTCAACCTGGACAAGGAAGTACGAAAAAAAGGGACCCTGAGCATATGTGCACAACCCAGCTATGCTGGAAACaccatgtttttcttcctcctcttggtCTCCTCCTGTGCAGACAGTTGGCTGTGCACACAAAATCCAGGCTGTGGCAGGCACCAGCTTATCAGCACGAGTCAGTGgcaggggaagagaccaaaacttccagcTGCTTTCCCATGTTAGAAGGCAGCCCACTCTGAAATGATTTTCAGGGCAGCACGGCAAAACCTTACACTGACCTCGTGATTACCTCCCATGGCCAAACTTCACGGTTTTCTCTGCAGTTACGTGAGGGTTATCTTGCTATGCCAaatccggggggggggtggttcagAACTGTTTAACAGTAGTCTTATTCTTCTATAGGACTGCATTCTTATGCCACattaagaaacagcagcaacaactcaACTGGAGGTGTACATGAAACATCTCTGAGGAGTGtgggaaaggaaagagtaaaggagGATGTCCTGATTCGTGTTCAAGAAGGTACACTGGCAACTGGAACAAGGAGCTCTGGAAAATGCCACTCAAATTAGCCAAGCTTAGCAATCACTGAGGAAAACCACTCAAGAcccttttaaacagaaataagggGAGATTCCCCTCCCGTTGTGGGGAAACAGCTCCACAACGCCACAGTGCCTTTTCCGCAAAGGAGCTTTCTGGAACACAGCCCAGTTTGAAGTCCTTAGACCATCACGTTATTTGTCAAGAGACGGTCTCGGGAAAGAAGACACCACCAAAACATTTCCTACAGGGTTAGGAGGAAACCCTGACACCACGCAAGCAGCTTTTGGCTGTGTTTGGCCCCATGacctgcacagctctgcctctGTAGCTGGGCGAGCCCCAGGTGACCCAGGAAGTGAAGTCCCCAGGACCCACGAGCCTCCCTGATGGCACCTGTGAACAAATGCAGTAGCAGGTGATGCAGTGGTAACTGCTGCTCCCTATCGCAGCACCAGGGAACAGGGGGGAGGGAACCAGGTACTTGAGGAGACAACAACGAGCCGGTGACGAGGTGGAACATCTTAGGCccgctccagcgccagcagcccaaGTCACCCACCGGCCACCGCCTGCCTGCCCTGCCGCTTACTCCTCCGGGAAGCCGCAGCATCATCCATCCCCGCGGCAAGCGCAGCCCAGGCCCGACCTGCAGGGCCCGAGCACCGCCGGGCCCCGGCTGCTGCCTGCCACACgcgggggcgcgcagcccccaggctgctgcccgcggcgccccgagccggccccggcgggccccgcgctgccgccccgcagtGACTCCGGGCAGCCGGctagggcagcccggggcccgcctgctgccgggccgggccgggccgggccgggccgggccgggccgctcccctccccgggaGGCCCCGGGCCGAGGCGCCCCCgagcgggcagagccgggccccgcggggcagtgcgcgctgcggctgcggccgggcgcgACGGGAGagcgcggggggggagggggggcggggccgggtcggcccgaccggcaccggcaccggcaccggcaccggcaccggcaccggcggccgccgccgcctccaggcCGCGGGGCTCGGCTGCTGCCGCTGGCTCCCGCGAGGCGCCGCCGCAACCGCCGCCGGGGGAGGCGCGAGCGGCCGCGGCGGACGGGGCGGGGGCCGTTGTAACGgtcgccggggcggggcggggcggggtcagccctgctgccggcaGCGGCCGTTGGTCCTTGCCGGGCGGCGGCGGTTTCTCCTGTCAgccggggtcggggcgggcggcggcggctctgctgGTGTCGGCGCCCTCCGCGCAGGGCGGTGCGGGGCGCGGCGGTGTTGGACGGGCGCCGGGTGCCTCCTGGTCCCTCCCCGAGCGCCGCCGGGAGGCGAGATCCGCGCAGCTCGGGGCCCTCGGGCCGCCTGGGGTGACGATGAAACGGTGCCAAAGCCGCTCGAGCGCTTTTGGCGAGGAGCGTCGGTCTGCTGCGGACGCCCTGCGTCCCTCTCAGCGGTGGGGCCGAgctggaaaggagaggctgcagcctggctttCAGGCAGCTCCGGGgagagccggcggccgggcgggcgagAGAGATGAGACCATGTCTCCGGATGCTGTGAAGACTTTTCACTAAGAGAAACCAGGAGAAGCGTACGGGGCACTGATGTAGTCATAgctctctgttttttgttgtcttgCTCTTCCTCTGTGGGTAGTGATGAAAAGTCTCGATTGCTTTTGCGAGAGTGAGTGTATGAAATAGCCATGCCGCTGGATTCTGAAAACTTTGGTTTGGAGGGGCATGATTTTTGAGGGACGCGCTGCAAGGCCAAGGTATTTAGATAAGGCTTTGGGCGTTCCCCCCGAGCACGGAGGGAGCATCAGCGTGACTGCGGCTGCCTAGGCAGCAGGTTGGTTTGAGCTACCCGTTCTCAAAGGCGCTCATCGccacagagcgagcagtgggctgcaggAGTACCTGCCAAGAACGCTTGCCATAGTGTAATAACAGGCCTGAGGTCCTGCCAGCCTCGTGTGCACCCAGAAGCTGCAGCATTGCTCCCTgaggggggtgctgaggagaagcaTGAAGTGAGTTTCCTGTGGCCGTGCCAGGAATCCGTGGCAGAAGAAGGGGAACTGAAGCTCAGATGGAAAAGGCAAATGCAACGCTTTCCAAAGCCTGAAGCACTTAGTTTGTCTTCACTGTGGTTTTCACTTCGAGTCCCACCTCGGTCAATGGAGTGTCTGAAGTGGGCCCATGCAGATTAGCAGTGTATTCTCACAGCTGAAAGTCAGAAGAATCTCGCTTCAAGACCACTGCCAAGGGCCACAGGGGTTTGCTCTCCaaatctccctttcctcctttgtttAGGCCCTCCTGCAACTGCTTGTGTGCTTTCTCGGGGGCAGCTTTTCCGAATATCCCGTCAGTGGCAGCTCCTTCCCTAAGCGTATAGCCGGGAGAGCCTGCAGGAGAAAGGAGACGGGTGGGAGAAGAGTGCCTTGGGTGAAGAAAGGCCATTTAGCAGGAGAGCATTTATTTGGAAACAGAAGCAAGTTTGTGACTGTGAGATGCCCTGTGTTTTATTTGGGTTCGGCTCTAGTTCTCGATGCAGGTGGATTAGGTCGGTAGTAACCAGATTTGTCCCCAGCGCACCGTTTTTGTACTGGTGAACTCACAGATACAGTGGAGGGCAAACAGCCAAATCCCCCATCTCCTGAGAGCCACAGGCCAAGTGCTGGAGATGTTGCCTTGCCCGAGGAGCCGGCAGCAGGACAACTGcgcagccaggctggctggggccGGGTCTCGTCTTGGGCGCAAAGAGCGGCcggaggctgcccaaagagagggaGGGCTCTTGAGGCCAGAGTttggctgccctgggcagtccctgGCGGCAGAGGTTCGTCTCAGAGCAAGTGATTGCCAGGATAGGACCTTGCTTGTTTTCTTAGTgccatctgctgcaagcaaagtgaaaggaaaagtcaggtgaaaaaaagaggagagaactgTGCTGCCTGTGGTCCGTGTGGTGCCTGTGGTCGTAGTGGTGCGATAGCTGCCATCTACAGAGCTTTTTTCCACCGCAGTCGGTTCTGTGCTAGCTCTGTAAGGCAGATGTGTCACCTGGGCAGCTTGCAACGACAGCAGTTTCCAGTGGGCAATCTCAGCATGCCCGCGACTTTGGGCTAGGGCAGAAGTTAGGGGCTCCCGCTTCCAGCCACAGGGGTGCTTGTGGCAAAAGATTTTGCTGCGGGCAGCGGCCCCAAACCTTCCCAGCAGGCCACAGCCCCCAGTGCAGTTTTAGGCTGCCCGTTTGATCCAGAGAAGCTACAGGCCAGCACAAGTCATGTGAATGTGGCAGAGTGGGGGACAGTCTCCCTTCCCCAAGACTTGTTTCCTTTGAGCCAGGACTGGGGCTTTGGACTGTGTTCAGCTCACAGCCAAGGTGTCGGGTCAGGGTTAAGGAcggggctagggttaggcttgggagcAAAACAGAGCCAAGGGCTCccactggagtggggctgcagaggagctgccagagggagggggaggctgcCAAAAGCCTGTGCAAAAAGTGTGGTGGAGAGCACGGGCACCGGACACTGCCTGCGCAGCTGGAGAGAGCTCGAGTGCCTATAGTGACTGTTTTGAGGGTTGTTGCAGGGCTaacctgaaagcatttttctccccttctttctccatcgctctccctttctcctccttttcttggctaatttaggctttgttttcccttttgcccCAAGGCAGGTGTGGGAGATGCCTCTATTTCTGCCCCTGTGTCCTGCTAGGAaatgggagaagggagcaggggagggcTAAGGGCTGCTGGGGCCCCCGGGGCCGGTGTGCGGTCCTTTGCATGACCTTTGTGTGGTGCACACACCTAGATACAACACGCAACACGAAGGCACTGCTTCGTAATGAGAATGACCACAAGGTGAAGTCTTTGAAAGAGCAGCTGATGccatccaaggatggaggctggtTAACAGAGCTTGTGGCTCTGCCACAGTGTTGCCAGTTGTTCTGCAGGGCTGGCATCTCTCCAAATGCCACTGGGAGGCTGAGCCCATCATCCTATCCGTCCCTCTCCATCCATCCTTTGGATGGGTGGAGAGGAGAGCCGTCCATCACAGAACCCAACAGACTGGGACATGAGCCCAGTCCGAGTCCATTGGGTCGTCTTCTTCAGGAGCTGTTTGCCCACGCCTGGCTGCGGTGTCTGTGAGTGTCACAGTTTCGGTAGTGACAGGCTCTCCAAGTGCAGCAGGTGGCGCTGGCACGGACACTTCTGGGGCCTCCGAGCCTTCAGCTGCAGGGAAGGCTGAGCCAGGGCATGCTGAGCCCATGTTGAGGGTGGCCTCTTCCATGTTGCTCCCCTCAGTGCTTTCACTGGGGGAGAGGGCTTCAGTTTTGAGTGGGGCATCTTGTAGTTGACCCCCTTCTGTCTCATGGCTCTGGGGGAGCGCTTCTCTTGTTGTTCTGTCTGTGGatttgggctccaagatgggcccagAGCCTTCTGCAGGGATCTGCACGCAAGCCCCCTCGCTTCCGCTCTGCCCGGccgctgcagctgcctctgagccAGTAGTTTCTGgcgtgagggcagaggcttgtcTCTCCTGCTGCGTGGGGAGCTCGGCAGCGGGGGCTTTGGTGCTTTTTACTGCGCGGAGCCCAGGCTCGCCTCGGTCTGCCTGGGGAAACGCCTCGCCAGGAACTCCTTTAGTCCCAGCTTGGCCCGGTGACTCCGAGGCAGGAGCGGCCTCTTCTCCCTCCGGCGTGCCAGGCACCGCGACGACAGCTGTTTCTGTGCGCTCTGGTCCCTCAGAGGGGGTGTCACCCTCACCTTCACGCTGCACAGGCACGTCAGGCGCAGGGCCTGCAGTGgggcccgcaggccccaaggcagaggcctCCCCTTCATCCCTGCTTTGCCCCTGAGGAGAATGGCAAGAGAAACATGAGGAAGGCACACAGCTCAGGAaaggaagggcagccaaaaagaagggacaGCCAGCAGCACCTAAAGCAAAGacgaagccaggaagagatgatgaggggaaggTAGGGAAGAAGGTAGGAGTGCAACAGCCCCCCATTGCTCCTGCACAGTTGAAGCTGAGGTAGGGGGGccatttctgacctccctttgcagaggaagCGCAGCTGCAACTGCATCTCTGCCTGGGGAACGAGGATACCATCGGATACGTGCCCCGCGGTATCACGGAACATCCTCAGTCGCATTGCTCTGTGCAGGAGCCGGAACGGCAACTGTTTCCACTCCTCTGGCTTCAAGCACACCACCTCCCGCCCCCTTTTCTTCTGCGGGAACTGCAGCCACCTCACTCTGCGCACTCATGCCTCAGCAGCGGATGCTTCAAGACATTACTTGGCATTTGGACGTTATTTGGCCTTGTAGGCCCACCACGCTTCTTTGTGGTGTTGCCTTTTAGTGCTAGAAAGCCTCTCCAGCCTTGCCACGAGCATTCAGGTGGGCCTGCATTGCTCCTACCTTTTCCTCTTGGGGCTGCTTCTCCCATTCCTCCAGGCACTGTGGCTTGGCATAGTCTGCATAAGGAAGTTCCCCTTCTGCAAGCTCAGgtagctgcagcttggccagctcttcctcctcttccaccctGAGCTCCCGGAAGGCTTTCTCCACCACTTGGTCAAGCAACTCTTGCAGGAGGGGCTGGACCTCAGCATCAAAGTCAAACACCTGCAGCTGGGaggcagtgaaagagagaaacCACTTGAGATCACCACCATTGAGGAGAAGGTCCTCAAGGTTTCTGCCTCCGTCTTGCCGGAACAACTGGCTGTGTCCACGGGACCCCTTGTGGCAGGGCTTGCGGACCAGACTTTGCCTCTTACCTCTCCTGGGCCAACTtgcgtggccacatctcttcctgcttttgttttggcaGAGAGCGGAGAGCATGGTCTGTCCAGAAGGGCACCTTCCTGTCCTGCCACGTGCACCAGTACCAGGCGCTCcagaggctcttctgcctgcagctctggaaagcaaaagcaggaggaatgcTGCAGGCTGGCTACTCTTTAGCTTGCAAGGGAAAGCCATGCCTTTGACAGCCACGATACAGGGTGGGCGAACTGGCAATGCGGAGCATATCTGCTTCCCCACCACCAACCTCCTTATGTGCCCTATGGTGAAAAGCCATTGTCCATGGTGAACAGCCACTGTGTGTGTTGGAAGCAGCGCAGGCGGCTCAGTGGGGCCACAGCAGAGGCAACGCTCAGAAAGCCAAGACCACGCCTCACCAGCGTGGGCTGCAGCCGCCTTCCAGCCGTGTAAGCCAGGTGATACCCTGAAATGACTGCCAAGGGGCATGGCAAAACCTCCTGCTGTTCCCATCGtgaccccactgccccccagctGCACACCTTTCCTGCAACCCCACCCTCTCCGGTTTCCTATTCACAACTGGCTGGGATGCTATTCACAACTGGCTGGGATGTTTGAGAagattctctgcagagcagcctgagaGAGCCAACAGCTCGGATGATACTGCGAAAGCAAAGAGTCAAAGGACGCGTCCTG includes these proteins:
- the LOC138066616 gene encoding myristoylated alanine-rich C-kinase substrate-like, whose translation is MAFHHRAHKEVGGGEADMLRIASSPTLVASLQHSSCFCFPELQAEEPLERLVLVHVAGQEGALLDRPCSPLSAKTKAGRDVATQVGPGELQVFDFDAEVQPLLQELLDQVVEKAFRELRVEEEEELAKLQLPELAEGELPYADYAKPQCLEEWEKQPQEEKGQSRDEGEASALGPAGPTAGPAPDVPVQREGEGDTPSEGPERTETAVVAVPGTPEGEEAAPASESPGQAGTKGVPGEAFPQADRGEPGLRAVKSTKAPAAELPTQQERQASALTPETTGSEAAAAAGQSGSEGACVQIPAEGSGPILEPKSTDRTTREALPQSHETEGGQLQDAPLKTEALSPSESTEGSNMEEATLNMGSACPGSAFPAAEGSEAPEVSVPAPPAALGEPVTTETVTLTDTAARRGQTAPEEDDPMDSDWAHVPVCWVL